From Nicotiana tabacum cultivar K326 chromosome 20, ASM71507v2, whole genome shotgun sequence, one genomic window encodes:
- the LOC107798568 gene encoding hydroxymethylglutaryl-CoA synthase, whose translation MAPPQQKNVGILAIEIYFPPTCIQQEVLEAHDGASKGKYTIGLGQDCMGFCTEVEDVISMSLTAVNSLLEKYAVDPKQVGRLEVGSETVIDKSKSIKTFLMQIFEKCGNTDIEGVDSTNACYGGTAALFNCVNWVESSSWDGRYGLVVCTDSAVYAEGPARPTGGAAAIAMLIGPNAPIVFESKIRASHMAHVYDFYKPILDSEYPVVDGKLSQTCYLMALDACYKSLCNKYEKLEGKQFSIADAAYFVFHSPYNKLVQKSFARLLFNDFLRNACSIDKSAKEKLAPFLSLSGDESYQSRDLEKTSQQVAKPFYNEKVQPTTLIPKQVGNMYTASLYAAFASLLHNKHNTLAGQRVMLFSYGSGSTATMFSLKLNEGQHPFSLSNIASAMNVAEKLKSRHELVPEKFVEIMQLMEHRYGAKDFVTSKDCSLLAPGTYYLTEVDSKYRRFYAKKASENGLVNGH comes from the exons ATGGCACCTCCTCAACAGAAGAATGTCGGAATCCTCGCCATAGAAATTTACTTCCCCCCCACTTGCATTCAGCAG GAAGTATTGGAAGCTCATGATGGAGCAAGCAAAGGGAAATACACAATTGGTCTTGGACAAGATTGTATGGGCTTTTGCACTGAGGTTGAAGATGTTATATCAATGAG TTTGACAGCTGTTAATTCCCTTCTGGAGAAGTATGCTGTTGATCCAAAGCAAGTTGGTAGACTGGAAGTTGGAAGTGAGACTGTTATCGATAAAAGCAAATCCATCAAGACGTTCCTGATGCAAATATTTGAG AAATGTGGGAATACTGACATTGAAGGAGTTGACTCAACTAATGCATGCTATGGTGGAACTGCTGCATTGTTCAACTGTGTGAATTGGGTGGAGAGCTCTTCATGGGATGGACGTTATGGACTTGTTGTATGCACAGATAGTGCG GTCTATGCTGAAGGACCTGCTAGGCCAACTGGAGGAGCTGCTGCCATTGCTATGCTAATTGGGCCTAATGCCCCTATTGTTTTTGAAAGCAAGATCAGGGCTAGCCATATGGCTCATGTCTATGATTTTTACAAGCCTATCCTAGACAGTGAATATCCA GTGGTTGATGGCAAGCTTTCACAAACTTGTTATCTCATGGCACTTGATGCTTGCTACAAGAGCTTATGCAACAA ATATGAGAAATTGGAAGGCAAGCAGTTTTCGATTGCTGATGCAGCCTACTTTGTGTTCCATTCACCGTACAACAAG CTTGTACAAAAGAGCTTTGCTCGGTTGCTTTTCAATGACTTTTTGAGGAATGCTTG CTCTATCGATAAATCTGCCAAAGAAAAGCTTGCACCATTTTTGTCCCTAAGTGGTGATGAAAGCTACCAAAGCCGTGATCTTGAGAAG ACATCCCAGCAAGTTGCAAAACCATTTTACAATGAGAAGGTGCAACCTACCACATTAATACCAAAACAAGTTGGCAACATGTACACTGCTTCTCTATATGCTGCTTTTGCATCACTCCTTCACAATAAGCACAACACGTTG GCTGGACAGCGGGTAATGTTGTTCTCCTATGGTAGTGGATCAACTGCAACAATGTTCTCACTCAAGCTTAATGAAGGTCAACATCCTTTTAGCTTGTCAAACATTGCAAGCGCGATGAATGTTGCAGAGAAGTTGAAATCAAGACACGAG TTGGTTCCTGAAAAATTCGTCGAAATAATGCAACTAATGGAGCATAGATATGGGGCCAAGGATTTCGTCACAAGCAAAGATTGTAGTCTTCTAGCTCCAGGAACTTACTACCTCACAGAGGTTGATTCCAAGTACAGAAGATTCTATGCCAAGAAAGCTTCTGAGAATGGACTGGTGAATGGTCACTGA